One window of Steroidobacteraceae bacterium genomic DNA carries:
- a CDS encoding ABC transporter ATP-binding protein, translating to MLQARSVSISTAKYCLVADLDLTLQAGDFLVLLGRNGAGKTLTLHSLAGLRPIASGQLLLGGRALEQLSRRQIARQVGLLLQESEATLPATVRETVLLARYAHGSGWGWPGSSDRDLVARTLETMDLAAIADRNVGELSGGERRRVAIASLLAQDPPLLLLDEPTNHLDPRHVIAIMELLKARAVAGHGVIAALHDLNLAARYATRVLLLHGDGRWQQGDAASMLQEAPLSTLYDAPIARGEIAGRPTFTIA from the coding sequence ATGTTGCAGGCGCGAAGCGTTTCGATATCGACAGCGAAGTATTGCCTGGTCGCGGATCTCGATCTGACGCTGCAGGCAGGCGACTTCCTGGTCCTGCTTGGGCGCAATGGCGCCGGCAAGACGCTCACGCTGCACAGTCTCGCGGGTCTGCGGCCAATCGCATCGGGCCAACTGCTGCTCGGCGGGCGAGCACTCGAACAACTTTCGCGGCGACAGATCGCGCGGCAGGTCGGTCTGTTGCTGCAGGAGAGCGAAGCCACGCTGCCCGCAACCGTGCGCGAGACGGTACTGCTGGCCCGCTACGCACATGGCAGCGGCTGGGGATGGCCAGGCAGCTCCGATCGCGACCTCGTCGCCCGCACGCTCGAAACGATGGACCTTGCGGCAATTGCCGATCGCAACGTCGGCGAGCTGTCCGGCGGCGAACGGCGTCGCGTCGCCATCGCAAGCCTCCTGGCACAGGACCCACCGCTGCTGCTGCTCGATGAGCCGACCAACCATCTCGATCCGCGACATGTCATTGCGATCATGGAGTTGCTGAAAGCGCGCGCGGTGGCCGGCCATGGCGTCATCGCGGCACTGCACGACCTCAACCTGGCGGCCCGGTATGCGACCCGGGTATTGCTGTTGCACGGTGATGGCCGCTGGCAGCAGGGCGATGCCGCATCGATGCTGCAGGAAGCGCCGCTGTCCACGCTGTATGATGCGCCCATCGCGCGCGGTGAAATTGCCGGACGTCCGACCTTCACCATCGCCTGA
- a CDS encoding inositol monophosphatase family protein, with protein sequence MYSAELKVAVDAANKAAEIIRSLYQRNLKVDTKADRSPVTEADVRAEEAIRAILMGAFPQHGFYGEETGQSSLDAESLWLVDPLDGTKSFVRDCPFFSTQIALMRAGRLVVGVSIAPVSGELACAEAGKGATVDGQPVRVSHVEALQDAIVSTGNIRTLASGERWPRFGELLQKISRVRGYGDYLHYHLLARGAIDAVIESDVNILDIAALAVIVREAGGTFTDLDGKEPGLETTSVLAANGALHASLRACLG encoded by the coding sequence ATGTATTCAGCCGAACTCAAGGTTGCGGTCGACGCGGCCAACAAGGCAGCGGAAATCATTCGCTCGCTGTACCAGCGCAATCTCAAGGTCGACACCAAGGCCGATCGCTCGCCGGTCACCGAGGCCGATGTACGCGCGGAGGAGGCGATCCGCGCCATCCTGATGGGCGCTTTCCCGCAACATGGTTTCTATGGCGAGGAGACGGGCCAGTCGTCACTCGATGCGGAGTCCCTGTGGCTGGTCGACCCCCTCGATGGCACCAAATCGTTCGTGCGCGATTGCCCGTTTTTCTCCACGCAGATTGCGCTGATGCGCGCCGGGCGCCTGGTGGTAGGCGTGTCGATCGCGCCTGTGAGTGGCGAATTGGCCTGCGCCGAGGCAGGCAAGGGCGCCACCGTCGACGGCCAGCCGGTGCGCGTGAGTCACGTCGAGGCGCTGCAGGATGCCATCGTATCCACGGGCAACATCCGTACGCTTGCAAGCGGCGAGCGCTGGCCGCGCTTCGGCGAGTTGTTGCAGAAGATCAGTCGGGTTCGCGGCTATGGCGATTACCTGCACTACCACCTGCTGGCGCGAGGTGCCATCGACGCGGTCATCGAGTCCGATGTCAACATACTCGATATCGCGGCGCTCGCGGTCATCGTGCGTGAGGCCGGGGGTACGTTCACGGATCTCGACGGCAAGGAGCCCGGGCTCGAAACGACCAGCGTGCTCGCGGCGAACGGCGCATTGCACGCGAGCCTCCGCGCCTGCCTCGGCTGA
- a CDS encoding TonB-dependent receptor, whose protein sequence is MTGLRAESLDTIVVTATRVPTPLAEIAVPVIVIDREEIERSLAGDIGELLRHHAGLEIARNGGPGQSTSLFIRGTNSDHAVVMIDGVRINPGTIGGAAIQNIAPESVERIEVVKGPRSSLYGTDAIGGVVNILTRAGTRTGVGASATSGRYGTQTIAIEAAGNPAAAWRLGGNLGFERSDGFPAQQASVDAHGFSNLNGNLFAQFDATDTLTLSARGWMARGESEYADFFGLAVAQNFRNSAASIAADWRPSQAQRLQLRVSRIEDAIAQRESADHVDTERLAADLQFDQPLGERQALTVGALLEWEDVTALSFGSGLAETSELRTFFIQDRINAGQHSALLALGYSTHESFGNQLTWNSEYSVALGTRMRLSFAAGTAMRAPNGTDRFGFGGNPDLEAEFSRQLEIGLRYQLGAGQQLHANAFNNDIRDLIVYVVQDPVTFAGRNENVGRARIRGVELGYGLDKANWSARLEASFSDPRNRDDGSLLLRRARTQVQGSLLYRHGRIESGMQMQWSGSRADFGFPDPTRLDSYLLVGAVARFQQSNRLGWYARLDNALDERYQLAAGYNTAGRSINIGARLRLD, encoded by the coding sequence GTGACTGGCCTTCGCGCGGAAAGTCTCGACACCATCGTCGTGACCGCAACGCGCGTGCCGACACCGCTGGCGGAAATTGCGGTACCGGTCATCGTCATCGACCGCGAGGAAATCGAGCGCTCGCTGGCGGGCGATATCGGCGAGCTGCTGCGCCATCATGCCGGACTCGAAATCGCGCGCAACGGCGGTCCGGGCCAGAGCACTTCGCTTTTCATACGGGGCACCAACAGCGATCACGCCGTCGTCATGATCGATGGCGTGCGAATCAATCCCGGTACCATCGGTGGCGCCGCGATCCAGAACATCGCACCTGAGAGTGTCGAGCGCATCGAGGTCGTCAAGGGCCCGCGCTCAAGCCTGTACGGCACCGATGCGATCGGCGGCGTGGTCAATATCCTTACCCGCGCCGGCACACGCACGGGCGTAGGCGCAAGCGCAACCAGTGGCCGCTACGGCACACAGACCATTGCAATCGAGGCGGCCGGGAATCCCGCGGCCGCATGGCGCTTGGGCGGCAACCTCGGCTTTGAACGCAGCGACGGGTTCCCTGCCCAGCAGGCCAGCGTCGATGCGCATGGTTTCAGCAACCTGAACGGCAATCTGTTCGCGCAATTCGATGCCACCGACACGCTGACCCTGTCGGCGCGCGGCTGGATGGCACGTGGCGAGAGCGAATATGCCGACTTCTTCGGGCTCGCCGTGGCGCAGAACTTTCGCAACAGCGCCGCCTCGATCGCGGCGGATTGGCGACCCTCGCAGGCACAGCGCCTGCAACTGCGCGTCAGCCGCATCGAAGATGCAATTGCGCAACGCGAATCGGCCGACCATGTCGATACCGAGCGCCTGGCGGCCGACCTGCAATTCGACCAGCCGCTCGGTGAGCGGCAGGCGCTCACGGTGGGCGCCCTGCTCGAGTGGGAGGATGTCACTGCACTGTCCTTTGGCTCGGGCCTTGCCGAAACGAGCGAGCTTCGTACCTTCTTCATCCAGGACCGCATAAACGCGGGACAGCATTCAGCGCTGCTGGCGCTCGGCTACAGCACGCACGAGAGTTTCGGCAATCAGCTGACGTGGAACAGCGAATACAGCGTGGCGCTCGGCACGCGAATGCGCCTCTCGTTCGCGGCCGGTACGGCGATGCGCGCGCCGAACGGCACAGATCGCTTCGGCTTCGGCGGCAATCCCGACCTCGAGGCGGAGTTTTCGCGCCAGCTTGAAATCGGCTTGCGCTACCAGCTGGGGGCCGGGCAGCAGCTGCACGCGAACGCATTCAACAACGACATTCGCGACCTGATCGTCTATGTCGTGCAGGATCCTGTCACCTTCGCGGGTCGCAACGAGAACGTCGGGCGCGCCCGGATCCGCGGCGTCGAATTGGGCTATGGCCTCGATAAAGCAAACTGGAGTGCGCGGCTGGAAGCGAGTTTCAGCGATCCGCGCAATCGCGACGACGGCAGTTTATTGTTGCGCCGCGCGCGCACCCAGGTGCAGGGCAGCCTGCTCTATCGCCATGGGCGCATCGAGTCGGGTATGCAAATGCAGTGGAGCGGCTCGCGAGCGGATTTCGGATTTCCAGACCCCACCCGACTCGACAGCTACCTGCTCGTCGGCGCGGTGGCGCGCTTCCAGCAATCGAACCGCCTTGGTTGGTATGCACGTCTCGACAATGCCCTGGATGAGCGCTACCAGCTCGCCGCGGGGTACAATACCGCGGGTCGCAGCATCAACATCGGTGCGCGATTGCGACTCGACTGA
- a CDS encoding cob(I)yrinic acid a,c-diamide adenosyltransferase — MGNRLSKIYTRTGDDGSTGLGDGSRVAKDDPRVEAYGTVDELNSAIGVVLAHGPLPGAIATCLAEVQHELFDLGGELCIPERQVIVASQVERLERVLDGLNEDLPPLKDFILPGGTPAAAACHVARSVCRRAERRCCTLARSAKVNAESLRFLNRLSDLLFVMARVLARAGGGSEVIWRHERRGQ; from the coding sequence GTGGGCAATCGTCTCAGCAAAATCTACACACGCACAGGCGATGACGGCTCCACCGGCCTCGGCGATGGCAGCCGTGTCGCAAAGGACGATCCGCGGGTCGAGGCCTATGGCACGGTCGATGAACTGAACAGTGCCATCGGCGTCGTTCTGGCGCACGGCCCGCTGCCCGGCGCAATCGCAACCTGCCTGGCTGAAGTGCAGCACGAACTTTTCGATCTAGGTGGCGAACTGTGCATTCCGGAGCGGCAGGTCATCGTCGCCTCGCAGGTCGAGCGGCTCGAGCGGGTTCTAGATGGTCTGAACGAAGACCTGCCGCCGCTCAAGGATTTCATCCTGCCTGGCGGAACGCCCGCCGCCGCCGCCTGCCACGTGGCGCGCAGCGTATGCCGGCGTGCCGAACGGCGCTGTTGCACGCTCGCACGCAGCGCGAAAGTCAACGCCGAGTCGTTGCGTTTTCTCAACCGCCTGTCGGATCTGCTGTTTGTCATGGCCCGCGTGCTGGCGCGCGCGGGGGGCGGCAGCGAGGTCATCTGGCGCCACGAGCGGCGCGGTCAGTAG
- a CDS encoding EAL domain-containing protein — protein sequence MSGDRVLIADDDVATRLLMRTALTQAGFNVIEVTDGEAAVAACREWLPHAVLLDVEMPGMDGFASCAAIRALEGIGDVPVMMVTGRDDVASVELAYQAGATDFVAKPLNWGLLGHRVRYLIRGGKTRQALLTSERRNAALLDALPDPLLLVDGAGALIAKLGGGGEGRVATDLVLSSLQSAPRLIDAGGVAKVLQQAREQSEPLEFELPVRAQSPGGQQTFEVRCVAAGADEYMLLLRDITERKRDSDRITQLAYFDDLTGLPNRQRFSEILQREINAANLNDARLGLLYVDLDNLKHINDTLGLAVGDAVIKSYAARLETLLMLHGGTLASPTVARFGGDEFMLLLPSLKDTRQALQLAERILAVSAEPMRCGEHEVLITVTVGIAVTPDHGTESADLMRNAVTALHSARDGGRNRLQLYHEPAGAALRDRIALQNDLRLAVAQNQLALVYQPQLEIKTGRVVGVECLLRWHHPQRGPVPPSAFVPLAEESSLIMPLSDWVLQEALRQVLRWQREGFTDLAVAVNVSSKLFSLCSVSEWVSCALRDAGVAGSALEIEVTESALLHDRAVVMHALAALADNGVRTSLDDFGTGYSSLSYLKDLQLDTLKIDRSFIADIADSPSNSAICGAIIAMAHRLGLKVVAEGIETLEQLAMLRLQGCDMVQGYFVARPMPAEQCTAVLQAARSRNLSAGGINLADLGQLSGDDVGRLLGTGSY from the coding sequence ATGAGCGGCGATCGCGTACTCATTGCAGACGATGATGTCGCGACACGGCTATTGATGCGTACCGCGCTGACCCAGGCGGGCTTCAATGTGATCGAAGTCACAGATGGCGAGGCGGCGGTAGCGGCCTGCAGGGAGTGGCTGCCCCACGCCGTGTTGCTCGACGTGGAAATGCCCGGCATGGACGGATTCGCCTCCTGCGCCGCCATACGGGCGCTGGAGGGCATAGGTGACGTACCCGTCATGATGGTGACCGGCCGCGACGATGTTGCCTCGGTCGAGCTTGCCTACCAGGCCGGTGCGACCGACTTCGTTGCGAAGCCGCTCAACTGGGGCTTGCTCGGGCATCGCGTCCGCTACCTGATCCGCGGCGGCAAGACACGGCAGGCCCTGCTGACCAGCGAGCGACGCAATGCGGCCCTCCTCGATGCCTTGCCCGATCCGCTGTTGCTGGTCGACGGCGCCGGTGCGTTGATCGCCAAACTGGGCGGCGGCGGGGAAGGGCGCGTCGCCACGGACCTGGTCTTGTCGTCGCTGCAAAGCGCACCGAGGCTGATTGATGCCGGCGGTGTCGCAAAGGTCCTGCAACAGGCTCGCGAACAGTCCGAACCGCTCGAATTCGAACTGCCCGTGCGTGCCCAATCGCCTGGCGGCCAACAGACCTTCGAAGTGCGCTGCGTGGCGGCAGGTGCCGATGAATACATGCTTCTGCTGCGCGATATCACCGAGCGCAAGCGTGACTCCGATCGCATCACCCAGCTGGCGTATTTCGACGACCTGACCGGCCTGCCGAATCGCCAGCGTTTCAGCGAAATCCTGCAGCGGGAGATCAACGCGGCGAACCTCAATGACGCGCGACTTGGGCTGCTGTACGTCGATCTCGACAACTTGAAGCACATCAACGATACGCTCGGCCTCGCAGTTGGCGATGCCGTGATCAAGAGTTACGCCGCGCGTCTCGAGACGCTGCTGATGTTGCATGGCGGCACTCTGGCGAGTCCCACGGTCGCGCGCTTTGGCGGCGATGAGTTCATGCTGTTGCTGCCTTCACTCAAAGACACGCGACAGGCGCTGCAATTGGCTGAACGCATTCTCGCGGTGTCGGCCGAGCCGATGCGCTGCGGCGAACACGAGGTGTTGATTACGGTCACAGTGGGTATCGCGGTGACGCCGGACCATGGCACCGAAAGCGCGGACCTCATGCGTAACGCAGTGACCGCGTTGCATAGCGCTCGTGACGGCGGCCGCAACCGCTTGCAGCTGTACCACGAACCGGCCGGTGCCGCGCTCCGCGACCGCATTGCCCTGCAGAACGATCTGCGGCTCGCCGTCGCACAGAATCAGCTTGCGCTGGTGTATCAACCACAACTCGAGATCAAGACCGGCCGCGTGGTGGGCGTAGAGTGCCTGCTGCGCTGGCATCACCCGCAACGTGGCCCGGTGCCACCGTCGGCGTTCGTGCCACTCGCCGAAGAGTCGTCGCTGATCATGCCGTTGTCGGATTGGGTGTTGCAGGAGGCACTGCGCCAGGTGTTGCGCTGGCAGCGCGAGGGTTTCACGGATCTGGCAGTCGCAGTCAATGTTTCGAGCAAGCTGTTCAGCCTGTGCTCGGTCAGCGAGTGGGTCAGCTGCGCGCTGCGCGATGCCGGCGTCGCGGGTTCGGCGCTCGAGATCGAAGTTACCGAAAGCGCCTTGCTGCACGATCGCGCCGTGGTGATGCATGCGCTGGCGGCGCTTGCGGACAACGGTGTGCGCACTTCGCTCGACGACTTTGGCACCGGGTATTCGTCATTGTCCTACCTCAAGGACCTGCAACTCGATACGCTCAAGATCGATCGCAGCTTCATTGCCGATATCGCCGATTCACCGAGCAACTCCGCGATCTGCGGCGCGATCATCGCCATGGCGCACCGCCTCGGCCTGAAGGTCGTCGCCGAAGGCATCGAGACGCTCGAGCAGCTGGCCATGCTGCGCCTGCAGGGCTGCGACATGGTCCAGGGCTATTTCGTGGCGCGGCCCATGCCCGCCGAGCAGTGCACTGCGGTGCTGCAGGCGGCGCGCAGCCGCAACCTGTCCGCTGGCGGCATCAACCTCGCGGACCTCGGGCAACTATCGGGCGATGATGTCGGGCGGTTGCTCGGAACCGGTAGCTACTGA
- a CDS encoding MFS transporter, with the protein MNQTGQLRRIYPWLIAAMGLLILVISNGLTATSISAFDRALLDEFGWSRGDLKFRDFVNFACVAAFAPLGGILVDRIGIKPMLIGGCLVLSGAYFAYSRLASVHEMYWIHAGFALALSGIGTMVVIIMISAWFVRHRGLAIGIALVGTSLGGIVLTRTNIELIEAFGWRQAFRYDALLPIVLAVLIVLLVRSAPQDMGASAVGQQAGDEDLRRHGLSFAQAVRTRTFWAIGLSGAATYYSILGLLNHLFLYFTDLGFEARTAGASIQWLLLMAMIAKLVNGAIADVIDRHKVFLACLAVMFVGVVLLASMRHELLWVAVVVIGLGWGGLFTLYNMLAVNNFGLRSLGKINGVISTMESLGGGLGIWLTGVLFDRYGSYQVAFGTIAVLVLFALLVGTQIKSEVDATGRPLRPI; encoded by the coding sequence ATGAACCAAACTGGCCAGTTGCGCCGAATCTATCCCTGGCTGATTGCCGCCATGGGCCTGCTGATCCTCGTGATCAGCAACGGGCTCACCGCCACTTCCATTTCCGCCTTCGACCGGGCACTGCTCGATGAATTCGGCTGGAGCCGCGGCGACCTGAAATTCCGCGACTTCGTCAATTTCGCCTGCGTCGCAGCGTTCGCGCCGCTCGGCGGCATCCTGGTCGATCGCATCGGCATCAAACCGATGCTGATCGGCGGTTGCCTGGTCTTGAGCGGCGCCTACTTCGCCTACAGCCGCCTTGCCAGCGTGCACGAGATGTACTGGATCCATGCCGGCTTCGCGTTGGCCCTGTCCGGTATCGGCACCATGGTGGTCATCATCATGATCTCGGCCTGGTTCGTGCGCCATCGCGGTCTTGCCATCGGCATCGCACTTGTCGGTACCAGCCTCGGCGGCATCGTGCTCACGCGCACCAACATCGAGCTGATCGAGGCCTTTGGCTGGCGGCAGGCGTTTCGTTACGACGCCTTGTTACCGATCGTCCTCGCGGTGCTGATCGTGCTGCTCGTGCGTAGCGCGCCGCAGGACATGGGCGCGAGCGCTGTCGGGCAACAGGCCGGCGACGAGGATCTGCGACGTCATGGCCTGTCCTTCGCACAAGCGGTGCGCACGCGTACGTTCTGGGCAATCGGTCTGTCGGGCGCGGCCACCTACTACTCGATACTAGGCCTCCTCAATCATCTGTTCCTGTACTTCACCGACCTCGGTTTCGAGGCACGCACGGCCGGCGCATCGATTCAATGGCTGTTGCTGATGGCCATGATCGCAAAGCTCGTCAACGGTGCGATTGCCGACGTCATCGACCGTCACAAGGTATTCCTCGCCTGCCTCGCGGTCATGTTCGTCGGGGTCGTGCTGCTCGCCAGCATGCGCCATGAACTCCTGTGGGTTGCCGTCGTGGTGATCGGACTCGGCTGGGGTGGCCTGTTCACGCTCTACAACATGCTCGCCGTCAACAATTTCGGATTGCGCTCGCTCGGCAAGATCAACGGTGTCATCAGCACCATGGAGTCGCTCGGGGGCGGTCTCGGCATCTGGCTGACGGGCGTTCTGTTCGATCGCTACGGCAGCTACCAGGTCGCCTTCGGCACCATTGCCGTATTGGTGTTGTTCGCCCTGCTCGTCGGTACCCAAATAAAGAGCGAAGTCGATGCAACGGGACGGCCGTTGCGCCCGATTTGA
- the ampD gene encoding 1,6-anhydro-N-acetylmuramyl-L-alanine amidase AmpD — protein MGTNLSLDKRTGLLRAVRQLLSPHCDERPAGSSIELLVVHGISLPPGQFGGPWIDQLFAGTTLPAADRELARVSRMRVSAHALIRRDGSITQYVPFTLRAWHAGQSVYRGREQCNDFSIGVELEGTDELAYEAVQYERLAALARLLMSEYPAIHTDRIVGHSDVAPGRKSDPGPAFDWPLLRRLVDEGSK, from the coding sequence ATGGGCACCAACCTCAGCCTGGACAAGCGCACGGGCCTGCTGCGCGCAGTGCGCCAGCTGCTCTCGCCGCACTGCGATGAACGCCCCGCGGGCAGCTCGATCGAGCTGCTTGTCGTGCATGGCATCAGCCTTCCGCCGGGGCAGTTCGGTGGTCCCTGGATCGATCAGCTGTTTGCCGGCACGACACTGCCGGCCGCCGATCGGGAGCTTGCACGCGTTTCGCGCATGCGTGTGTCGGCGCACGCATTGATACGCCGCGACGGCAGCATCACCCAGTACGTGCCCTTCACTTTGCGCGCCTGGCACGCGGGTCAATCGGTCTATCGGGGCCGCGAACAATGCAATGATTTTTCCATAGGCGTCGAGCTCGAGGGTACGGATGAGCTCGCCTACGAAGCCGTGCAATATGAGCGCCTGGCGGCACTCGCCCGCTTGCTGATGAGCGAATATCCTGCCATTCACACCGATCGCATCGTTGGCCACAGCGATGTCGCCCCGGGCCGCAAGAGCGATCCGGGACCGGCATTCGACTGGCCCCTGTTGCGGCGACTCGTTGACGAAGGATCAAAATGA
- a CDS encoding adenosylmethionine--8-amino-7-oxononanoate transaminase has protein sequence MTADDPNASWIARDLARIWHPCTQMKDHESLPPIPVARGSGVWLEDFAGKRYLDAISSWWVNLFGHANPVISAAVQAQAARLEHVLLAGFTHEPAIELAEQLVALAPPGLSRAFFADNGSAAIEAALKMSFHYWRNRGQPDKRRFVTLANSYHGETLGALAVGNVDLYKSIYHPLLMEVITVPSPDCYLREPGSSWREHAERMIVPMRAALERQGSEIAAVIVEPLVQCAGSMRMYDPHYLALLRRICDEYDVHLIADEIAVGFARTGTMFACEQAGITPDILCLSKGLTGGYLPLSVALVGDGIYQAFYDDYIRLNAFLHSHSYTGNPLACAAANATLGIFRDQPVLADNRRLAARLGELLAPLADHPHVAEIRQHGMIAAVELVSRREPRRAYDWRERRGRRIYRHALERGVLLRPLGDVVYFMPPYVINDEELRLMVEVAMSGIELATCD, from the coding sequence ATGACCGCGGACGATCCCAACGCGAGCTGGATTGCGCGCGACCTGGCGCGAATCTGGCACCCCTGCACCCAGATGAAGGATCATGAGTCGCTGCCACCGATTCCGGTCGCACGCGGCAGCGGCGTGTGGCTCGAGGACTTTGCCGGCAAGCGCTACCTCGACGCCATCAGCTCGTGGTGGGTCAATCTGTTCGGCCACGCCAACCCGGTGATCAGCGCTGCCGTGCAGGCGCAGGCGGCGCGGCTCGAGCACGTGCTACTCGCGGGCTTCACTCATGAACCGGCAATCGAGCTCGCGGAGCAACTTGTCGCTCTGGCGCCGCCAGGTCTCAGCCGCGCGTTCTTCGCCGACAATGGTTCGGCCGCGATTGAAGCGGCACTCAAGATGAGCTTTCACTATTGGCGCAATCGTGGCCAGCCGGACAAGCGCCGTTTCGTGACGCTGGCGAACAGCTATCACGGCGAGACGCTCGGCGCACTGGCCGTAGGCAACGTCGATCTCTACAAGTCGATCTACCACCCGCTCCTGATGGAGGTGATCACCGTGCCGAGCCCGGATTGCTATTTGCGCGAACCGGGCAGCAGCTGGCGCGAGCATGCCGAGCGCATGATCGTACCGATGCGCGCCGCGCTCGAGCGCCAGGGCAGCGAGATTGCCGCGGTGATCGTCGAGCCCCTGGTGCAGTGCGCGGGCAGCATGCGCATGTATGACCCGCATTACCTCGCACTGCTGCGACGGATCTGCGATGAATATGACGTGCACCTCATCGCCGATGAGATCGCCGTTGGCTTCGCCCGCACCGGCACCATGTTCGCCTGCGAACAGGCTGGCATCACTCCGGACATACTGTGCCTCTCGAAGGGACTGACGGGCGGTTACCTGCCGCTGTCGGTTGCACTGGTTGGCGACGGGATCTACCAGGCCTTCTACGACGATTACATCCGCCTCAATGCATTCCTGCACTCGCATAGCTACACAGGCAATCCACTCGCCTGCGCTGCAGCCAACGCGACACTTGGAATATTCCGCGACCAACCGGTGCTTGCCGACAACCGAAGGCTCGCCGCGAGACTCGGCGAGTTGCTCGCGCCGCTCGCCGATCACCCGCATGTCGCCGAGATACGCCAACACGGCATGATTGCCGCCGTCGAGCTGGTCAGCCGTCGCGAACCGCGCCGGGCCTACGACTGGCGCGAACGGCGCGGCCGGCGCATCTACCGCCACGCGCTCGAGCGCGGCGTGCTCCTGCGCCCGCTCGGCGACGTCGTTTATTTCATGCCGCCCTATGTGATCAACGATGAGGAATTGCGCCTGATGGTCGAGGTGGCGATGAGCGGTATCGAGCTCGCAACATGCGACTGA